A single region of the Deltaproteobacteria bacterium genome encodes:
- a CDS encoding phospholipid carrier-dependent glycosyltransferase, giving the protein MMREGSKKIKIFLGVFLAVYFFVLCNQIANVPSLYWDELIHVSSAMSFLHQPYPNYNFMTQTVLGKQLIAVSLFVFGETPSGARFLSAFASLSCLIFLGLCCYKLYQSLILCCFSILLLAFDPLFFLHSKLATLDMYSALVIGISFYKFLVIFKKETNKIKSSDFLVLGFLLGLAISIKVHALVLVIPYIFLSSKKISFGSVLAYFKLFF; this is encoded by the coding sequence ATGATGAGGGAAGGGAGTAAAAAAATAAAGATCTTTTTGGGTGTTTTTTTAGCTGTCTACTTCTTTGTCCTTTGCAACCAGATTGCAAACGTTCCTTCACTTTACTGGGATGAGCTGATCCATGTTTCCTCTGCCATGTCTTTTCTGCATCAGCCCTATCCGAACTACAACTTCATGACTCAAACCGTTTTAGGGAAACAGCTGATTGCTGTTTCTTTATTTGTTTTTGGTGAAACTCCCTCGGGTGCAAGATTCCTTTCTGCGTTTGCCTCGCTGTCCTGTCTTATTTTTCTAGGCCTTTGCTGCTACAAACTTTATCAAAGCCTGATTTTATGCTGCTTCTCCATACTTCTTTTAGCATTCGACCCGCTTTTTTTTCTGCACAGCAAGCTCGCCACCCTGGACATGTACTCTGCTTTAGTTATCGGCATTTCTTTTTATAAGTTTCTTGTTATTTTCAAAAAAGAGACAAATAAAATAAAAAGTAGCGATTTTTTGGTTCTTGGCTTTTTGCTAGGCTTAGCGATATCCATTAAGGTTCATGCTTTAGTGCTTGTTATTCCATATATTTTTTTATCTTCAAAAAAGATAAGCTTCGGCAGCGTTTTGGCTTACTTCAAATTATTTTTTTGA
- a CDS encoding glycosyltransferase family 39 protein — protein sequence MRIKLFAAFIFVLSFFFYAWNLTQPATLYWDEILHVKSAQTILAHQKPYAEMTQPPLGKELIALSISIFGDNPRGARVFSALAGALSLSFVFLSASLLCQNLTLSILSVLLLAFDPLFYVHSRLATLDISVTLVIVIALYKFLLIFKKNEKNIKKIDFYLLGSFLGIAVSIKAVAAVLGLPFLYLLGRKLLASGQKQLFCHLCLGLLLPFCVIFRFSYSLIGYSWSEMWEHLKWIAVFLSSFKAHSTVTSRWYEWIFVQNPILYLLKETEDKHFQIILAFGNYLFWIWGELIILVGVFFFRKIGTLFWALLSMVLLQFLFWSLKPSTHLYYMLTVLPFYSLLIVQVLHFLMQEFPGKKEYLRWNAILFSLACFILFVYYFPLISGTPLPLEKIEHYKVLGIEKIL from the coding sequence ATGCGTATTAAACTTTTTGCTGCTTTTATATTTGTTTTGTCATTTTTCTTTTACGCCTGGAATCTGACACAGCCTGCCACCCTATATTGGGATGAAATTTTGCATGTGAAATCGGCTCAAACGATATTGGCGCATCAAAAACCCTATGCAGAAATGACTCAGCCTCCATTGGGCAAGGAACTCATCGCCCTTTCTATTTCTATCTTTGGCGACAATCCCCGGGGGGCCCGTGTTTTTTCTGCCCTTGCAGGGGCTCTAAGTCTCAGTTTTGTTTTTTTGAGCGCCTCCCTCCTTTGTCAAAATTTAACATTGTCTATTCTTTCGGTACTTCTCTTGGCTTTTGATCCTCTTTTTTACGTGCACAGTCGTCTGGCCACGCTCGACATCTCTGTTACTTTAGTTATCGTCATAGCCCTCTATAAATTCCTTCTTATTTTCAAAAAAAATGAAAAAAATATTAAAAAGATCGATTTTTATCTCTTAGGCAGTTTTTTGGGGATTGCGGTTTCGATCAAAGCGGTTGCTGCAGTGCTGGGATTGCCCTTTCTTTACCTGCTGGGCCGGAAATTACTTGCCTCAGGCCAAAAGCAACTCTTTTGCCATTTATGCCTGGGACTTTTGTTGCCTTTTTGTGTGATCTTCCGATTTTCTTATAGCCTGATTGGTTATAGCTGGAGTGAGATGTGGGAGCACTTGAAGTGGATTGCAGTTTTTTTGAGCAGCTTCAAGGCTCATTCCACTGTTACTTCGCGCTGGTACGAATGGATTTTTGTGCAAAACCCCATTTTGTATCTTCTGAAGGAAACTGAGGATAAGCATTTTCAGATCATCCTGGCCTTCGGCAACTACCTGTTCTGGATATGGGGGGAGCTGATTATTTTAGTAGGGGTTTTCTTTTTCAGAAAAATAGGAACTCTGTTTTGGGCCCTGTTGTCGATGGTGCTTTTGCAATTTTTATTCTGGTCACTCAAGCCCAGCACACATCTTTACTACATGCTGACGGTGCTTCCCTTTTATTCTCTTTTAATTGTCCAGGTGCTACATTTTTTAATGCAAGAATTCCCCGGTAAAAAAGAATACCTCAGATGGAATGCCATCCTCTTTAGCCTGGCCTGCTTCATTTTGTTTGTTTATTATTTCCCTTTAATCTCAGGAACCCCCCTCCCGCTTGAAAAAATAGAACATTATAAAGTTTTGGGGATTGAGAAAATTTTATAA